Proteins encoded within one genomic window of Corvus hawaiiensis isolate bCorHaw1 chromosome 9, bCorHaw1.pri.cur, whole genome shotgun sequence:
- the CDCP2 gene encoding CUB domain-containing protein 2 — protein MGCTGLGCLAVLAVLCGALEDAPSRGIKCGGVLSAPSGNFSSPNFPGLYPYETECTWLIVVAEGSSVLLSFSHFELEYHDACAYDYLQVYNGAARDRGNLLGTFCGHRPPPPFSSAWHVMAVVFRSDRHVAKHGFAAAYRKDACGGQLTGLSGEITSPRYPESYPNDAECRWSIGGASSGGPLTLVFADFQMEGGQGCGFDYVALFDGPTVTAPRLGRYCGSTRPPRTISSTPHLLIVFKSDFNIGGRGFKAHFYSGECQEVFSTIKGNFSSPQYPNFYPNNLKCQWSIQLPPGYRIKVFFLDMELEGRSSLTGGCDYDHLSAFDGGTENGSLLGRWCGRESLAPITSRSNRLLLVLHTDRNTAKRGFSISYVGVVPMNVSCTRTDFHIQIPVQSLAQLERSRIYLGTPSCAAQVVGRNFKIHTRFDTCGSESQRRNNTSVIVSTLYLDFSVGDQEDIHQYEVQCEPKRKEASVTLITGPDPPRLSQAENLVDAQQREGEAMDTREIKSQDTSDIVFISICILAGLLMVIAVVGLVLL, from the exons ATGGGgtgcacagggctgggctgcctggcagtgctggccgTGCTCTGCGGGGCTCTCGAGGATGCTCCCAGCAGAG GCATCAAATGCGGGGGAGTGCTTTCAGCACCCTCTGGCAATTTCTCCAGCCCCAACTTCCCGGGGCTGTATCCCTACGAGACGGAGTGCACGTGGCTCATCGTGGTGGCCGAGGGCTCCTCCGTCCTGCTGTCCTTCAGCCACTTCGAGCTGGAGTACCATGACGCCTGCGCCTACGACTACCTCCAGGTCTACAATGGGGCTGCCCGGGACCGGGGCAACCTTCTGGGCACCTTCTGTGGCCACAGGCCCCCACCACCCTTCTCCTCCGCCTGGCACGTCATGGCAGTGGTCTTCCGCTCCGACCGGCACGTGGCCAAGCACGGCTTTGCCGCTGCCTACAGGAAAG ATGCCTGCGGTGGGCAGCTGACGGGGCTCTCTGGGGAGATCACCAGCCCCCGCTACCCCGAGAGCTACCCCAACGATGCCGAGTGCCGCTGGAGCATCGGGGGGGCCAGCAGTGGTGGCCCCCTCACCCTGGTGTTTGCTGACTTCCAGATGGAGGGGGGCCAAGGCTGTGGCTTTGATTATGTGGCCCTTTTTGATGGCCCCACCGTCACTGCCCCCCGCCTGGGACGTTACTGCGGCAGCACCCGCCCGCCCCGCACCATCTCCTCCACCCCGCACCTCCTCATCGTCTTCAAGTCGGACTTCAACATCGGTGGCAGGGGCTTCAAGGCCCATTTCTACTCGG GTGAGTGCCAGGAGGTGTTCAGCACCATCAAAGGGAATTTCTCCAGCCCTCAGTACCCCAACTTCTACCCCAACAACCTCAAGTGCCAGTGGAGCATCCAGCTACCCCCAGGCTACCGCATCAAGGTCTTCTTCCTGGACATGGAGCTGGAGGGCCGGAGCAGCCTGACAGGTGGCTGTGACTATGATCACTTGTCTGCCTTTGATGGTGGCACTGAGAATGGATCCCTGCTGGGACGGTGGTGTGGGCGGGAGAGCCTGGCTCCCATCACCTCCCGCAGCAACCGGCTGCTCCTGGTCCTCCACACTGACCGCAACACGGCCAAGAGGGGCTTCTCCATCTCCTATGTGGGAG TTGTGCCCATGAACGTCAGCTGCACCCGGACAGACTTCCACATCCAGATCCCTGTGCAGTCCCTGGCCCAGCTGGAGAGGAGTAGGATTTATTTGGGGACCCCCTCCTGTGCAGCCCAGGTGGTTGGCAGGAACTTTAAAATACACACCAGATTCGACACCTGTGGCAGTGAATCCCAG AGACGCAACAACACATCTGTCATCGTCAGCACCCTCTACCTCGATTTTTCAGTGGGAGACCAGGAGGACATCCACCAGTATGAGGTGCAGTGTGAGCCAAAGAGGAAGGAAGCCTCAGTGACCCTTATCACTGGCCCTGATCCACCCAGGCTCAGCCAGGCAGAAAACCTGGTGGATGCCCAGCAGCGGGAGGGGGAAGCGATGGACACCCGTGAAATCAAGAGCCAGGACACCAGTGACATCGTCTTCATCAGCATCTGCATCCTGGCTGGACTCCTCATGGTCATCGCAGTGGTGGGGCTGGTGCTTCTCTAG
- the LOC125330274 gene encoding NADH-cytochrome b5 reductase-like isoform X2 gives MSGNEQDWLALRPQEPSPSQCCGSGCKPCIYDVYEKELAQWERAKALQDKSLLVGKKEQSNNSELNPDTFTAFSVSSVEQLTEDTYQYKFELPGNSSLRLSLGQHIVLRGVVNGLEVQRAYTPISPGNAEGYFEVLIKCYEAGLMSQYIKTWKRGDVVFWRGPFGGFPYRPNKHGELLMLASGTGLAPMIPILQSITDDEEDETFVTLVGCFPTFDKIYLKPLLQDLARYWNIRIFYVLSQETSLEKLPWSYQENTYTGRLNEDLMKTIIKSCRRKPFVLICGSSAFNEDMSRYLEASGIEENSCFVF, from the exons ATGAGTGGCAACGAGCAGGACTGGCTGGCTCTGAGGCCCCAGGAACCTtctccatcccagtgctgcGGCAGCGGCTGCAAGCCCTGCATCTACGATGTGTACGAGAAGGAGCTTGCACAGTGGGAGAGAGCCAAAGCACTGCAAGACAAAAGCCTTCTCGTTGGAAAGAAGGAGCAG AGCAATAATTCAGAGCTGAATCCAGATACATTCACTGCATTCAGCGTGAGCTCGGTGGAGCAGCTGACAGAGGACACCTACCAGTACAAATTTGAATTACCGGGAAATAGCAGCCTGCGATTGAGTTTAGGACAACATATCGTGTTAAG AGGAGTGGTGAATGGTTTGGAGGTCCAGAGAGCCTATACTCCAATTAGCCCTGGGAATGCAGAAGGTTACTTTGAAGTTCTAATTAAA TGCTATGAAGCTGGGCTAATGTCACAATACATAAAAACGTGGAAAAGAGGAGACGTGGTCTTTTGGCGTGGGCCATTTGGAGGGTTCCCATATCGACCTAATAAG CATGGAGAACTCCTCATGCTGGCCTCTGGCACCGGCCTTGCACCAATGATTCCCATTCTCCAGTCCATAACAGATGATGAAGAGGATGAAACCTTTGTAACTCTTGTTGGCTGCTTCCCTACCTTTGACAAAATTTATTTGAAACCTCTTCTGCAGGATTTGGCTCGGTACTGGAACATTAGAATATTTTATGTCCTAAGCCAG GAAACTTCACTGGAAAAACTTCCTTGGAGCTATCAGGAAAACACATACACTGGTCGTCTCAATGAAGACTTGATGAAGACAATAATAAAATCCTGTCGACGAAAGCCATTTGTATTAATTTGTGGCTCTTCTGCATTCAATGAAGATATGAGTAGATACTTGGAAGCTTCAGGAATTGAAGAAAATTCCTGTTTTGTCTTTTAG
- the MRPL37 gene encoding 39S ribosomal protein L37, mitochondrial, whose amino-acid sequence MAAVGPMALRPMALRRAAARGLTRGFVTRAGRPRHRAPLPRTPWTVRGPPPEVLAEMAERRPVREQVELDTITYAGRLHYMPGLARPRFPAWDRGWRDPWHSPGPRYEEMPLYKERGCYICHQGVRMLEGVRQAQWLTKTKLVEGLPPAVQGIVDDPVHGLQELEERAKHAVSHARLWDTAEVAPRREQYCPVLFENLMHICRLMSGKYPSLSKRMLARNCRIAATWERESILLQVRGLSGILMNSMTPIPPVASKEEILATKEHVLETFYPIAPTIDLQEVNVYKELNDTGFADGYPYSHPHTLFFLESANVRTDRFRPEQLRAKMLMFAFGNALAKAKALHGNDPRVLEQPVVVQSIGTDGQLFQFMVFQLNTTDLVSSDGVKNLVWIDSDQNLYEKAQCVPEVKKRVVTKPAGISGFQPDTFKKFLALYLHGTV is encoded by the exons atggcgGCGGTGGGGCCGATGGCGCTGAGGCCGATGGCGCTgaggcgggcggcggcgcggggcctCACCCGTGGCTTCGTCACCCgcgcggggcggccccgccacCGCGCGCCGCTGCCGCGCACGCCCTGGACCGTGCGCGGGCCGCCGCCGGAGGTGCTGGCGGAGATGGCGGAGCGGCGGCCGGTGCGGGAGCAGGTGGAGCTGGACACCATCACATACGCGGGACGGCTGCATTACAtgcccggcctggcccggccgCGCTTCCCGGCCTGGGACCGCGGCTGGCGTGACCCCTGGCACTCGCCGGGGCCGCGCTACGAGGAGATGCCGCTGTACAAGGAGCGCGGGTGCTACATCTGCCATCAGGGTGTCCGCATGCTGGAAG GAGTGCGGCAGGCGCAGTGGCTCACCAAGACGAAGCTGGTGGAAGGTTTGCCCCCAGCCGTGCAGGGCATTGTGGATGACCCGGTACACGGGCTCCAGGAGCTCGAGGAGAGGGCGAAACACGCGGTGTCCCACGCGCGGCTCTGGGACACGGCAGAAGTTGCTCCCAGGAGGGAACAATATTG CCCAGTGCTGTTTGAAAACCTGATGCATATATGCCGGTTAATGTCTGGGAAGTATCCTTCTCTGAGTAAAAGGATGTTGGCTAGAAACTGCAGGATAGCAGCTACGTGGGAAAGAG AATCCATCCTCCTTCAGGTCCGTGGCCTGAGTGGAATACTCATGAACTCTATGACCCCAATACCACCAGTAGCCTCCAAGGAGGAGATACTGGCCACCAAAGAACATGTTCTGGAGACCTTCTATCCCATTGCACCTACAATCGATCTTCAGGAGGTGAATGTGTACAAAGAGCTCAATGATACAG GTTTTGCAGATGGTTATCCTTACTCTCATCCTCACACCCTGTTCTTCCTGGAGTCGGCCAACGTTCGCACCGACAGGTTCAGACCAGAACAGCTCCGTGCTAAAATGCTGATGTTTGCTTTTGGCAACGCGCTGGCCAAGGCCAAGGCGCTCCACGGG AATGATCCCAGGGTTTTGGAGCAGCCAGTAGTGGTGCAAAGCATTGGCACAGATGGCCAGCTCTTCCAGTTCATGGTGTTCCAGTTAAATACAACAGACCTTGTCTCTAGTGATGGTGTGAAAAATCTAGTCTGGATTGACTCTGATCAGAACCTGTATGAGAAAGCCCAGTGTGTCCCAGAAGTCAAGAAGAGAGTTGTTACG aagccCGCTGGAATTTCTGGCTTTCAGCCAGACACATTCAAGAAGTTTCTGGCACTGTATCTGCATGGAACTGTGTGA
- the LOC125330274 gene encoding NADH-cytochrome b5 reductase-like isoform X1 has product MKAMSGNEQDWLALRPQEPSPSQCCGSGCKPCIYDVYEKELAQWERAKALQDKSLLVGKKEQSNNSELNPDTFTAFSVSSVEQLTEDTYQYKFELPGNSSLRLSLGQHIVLRGVVNGLEVQRAYTPISPGNAEGYFEVLIKCYEAGLMSQYIKTWKRGDVVFWRGPFGGFPYRPNKHGELLMLASGTGLAPMIPILQSITDDEEDETFVTLVGCFPTFDKIYLKPLLQDLARYWNIRIFYVLSQETSLEKLPWSYQENTYTGRLNEDLMKTIIKSCRRKPFVLICGSSAFNEDMSRYLEASGIEENSCFVF; this is encoded by the exons ATGAAG GCAATGAGTGGCAACGAGCAGGACTGGCTGGCTCTGAGGCCCCAGGAACCTtctccatcccagtgctgcGGCAGCGGCTGCAAGCCCTGCATCTACGATGTGTACGAGAAGGAGCTTGCACAGTGGGAGAGAGCCAAAGCACTGCAAGACAAAAGCCTTCTCGTTGGAAAGAAGGAGCAG AGCAATAATTCAGAGCTGAATCCAGATACATTCACTGCATTCAGCGTGAGCTCGGTGGAGCAGCTGACAGAGGACACCTACCAGTACAAATTTGAATTACCGGGAAATAGCAGCCTGCGATTGAGTTTAGGACAACATATCGTGTTAAG AGGAGTGGTGAATGGTTTGGAGGTCCAGAGAGCCTATACTCCAATTAGCCCTGGGAATGCAGAAGGTTACTTTGAAGTTCTAATTAAA TGCTATGAAGCTGGGCTAATGTCACAATACATAAAAACGTGGAAAAGAGGAGACGTGGTCTTTTGGCGTGGGCCATTTGGAGGGTTCCCATATCGACCTAATAAG CATGGAGAACTCCTCATGCTGGCCTCTGGCACCGGCCTTGCACCAATGATTCCCATTCTCCAGTCCATAACAGATGATGAAGAGGATGAAACCTTTGTAACTCTTGTTGGCTGCTTCCCTACCTTTGACAAAATTTATTTGAAACCTCTTCTGCAGGATTTGGCTCGGTACTGGAACATTAGAATATTTTATGTCCTAAGCCAG GAAACTTCACTGGAAAAACTTCCTTGGAGCTATCAGGAAAACACATACACTGGTCGTCTCAATGAAGACTTGATGAAGACAATAATAAAATCCTGTCGACGAAAGCCATTTGTATTAATTTGTGGCTCTTCTGCATTCAATGAAGATATGAGTAGATACTTGGAAGCTTCAGGAATTGAAGAAAATTCCTGTTTTGTCTTTTAG